Proteins encoded by one window of Chryseobacterium sp. POL2:
- a CDS encoding DUF3024 domain-containing protein, with translation MGKEICISEVYIKQFVEGLRPEDHEIRKQLDYGYSWEKNTAILYTIRPFWNNPNELIQSDFAKIRFTKTTNSWSLYWMRASGKWELYEPHPIANNLQDLLAIIKEDQFNCFFG, from the coding sequence ATGGGAAAAGAAATTTGTATTAGCGAAGTATATATTAAACAATTTGTAGAAGGCTTACGACCAGAAGATCACGAGATACGCAAACAATTAGATTATGGGTATTCTTGGGAAAAGAATACTGCTATTTTATATACAATTCGTCCATTTTGGAATAATCCGAATGAGTTAATTCAGTCCGATTTTGCAAAAATACGATTTACGAAAACCACCAATTCTTGGTCCTTGTATTGGATGCGAGCTTCAGGTAAATGGGAGTTGTACGAGCCACACCCAATTGCTAATAATTTACAAGATTTATTAGCGATTATAAAAGAAGATCAGTTCAATTGCTTCTTTGGGTAA
- a CDS encoding restriction endonuclease subunit S yields the protein MSYKILGDYIRKVDNKNRDMKVLNLQGLSMTKEFRKSTSNIVGTDLSKYKIVKQGQFCCDFMSVIRVHKLPVVLNNLGEDVIISPAYVVFEVIDENLLLPEYLMLWFRRTEFDRYADFRCDSSIRGGFQWEELCEVELPVPSIEKQREIVAQYQAVENKIKVNEQICEQLEATAQTLYKQWFVDFEFPVTDTEALEVSDGVASSASATGYKSSGGAMVYNQELEKEIPEGWEVGLLSDLITVKYGKDYKHLSKGDIPLYGSGGIMSYVNEVLYNKPSVLIPRKGSLNNILYVKTPFWSVDTMFYTIPKIDNTLIYVFNVLSKMDFNSLNVGSAVPSMTTEYLNSMQILIPENNVLKAFDFELNQLEDYKISVNTQNQKLTRLQSLLLSRLARLEG from the coding sequence ATGAGTTATAAGATTCTTGGAGATTATATCAGAAAAGTTGATAACAAGAATAGAGACATGAAAGTACTTAACCTTCAAGGATTGAGTATGACTAAAGAATTTAGAAAATCAACTTCTAATATTGTTGGAACTGATCTTTCAAAATATAAAATCGTAAAGCAAGGACAATTTTGTTGCGATTTTATGTCTGTTATTCGAGTTCATAAATTACCAGTTGTCTTAAATAATTTAGGAGAAGATGTCATTATTTCTCCAGCTTATGTTGTATTTGAAGTGATAGACGAAAATCTTTTACTACCAGAATATTTAATGCTATGGTTTAGAAGAACTGAATTTGATCGTTATGCAGATTTTAGATGCGATAGTTCTATTCGTGGTGGTTTTCAATGGGAAGAATTATGTGAAGTAGAATTACCCGTTCCATCCATCGAAAAACAACGCGAAATTGTAGCCCAATACCAAGCGGTAGAAAACAAAATAAAAGTCAACGAACAAATCTGCGAGCAATTAGAAGCTACTGCGCAAACCTTATACAAACAATGGTTTGTTGATTTTGAATTTCCTGTAACGGACACTGAGGCTCTCGAAGTGTCCGATGGTGTGGCTTCGAGTGCCTCAGCCACCGGTTATAAATCCTCTGGCGGTGCGATGGTGTACAACCAAGAATTAGAAAAAGAAATTCCTGAGGGCTGGGAGGTTGGATTATTATCCGATTTAATTACGGTTAAATATGGTAAAGATTATAAACATCTGAGTAAAGGAGATATACCATTATATGGATCTGGAGGAATAATGAGTTATGTAAATGAAGTTCTTTACAATAAGCCTTCAGTTTTAATACCTAGGAAAGGTTCTTTAAATAATATTCTTTATGTAAAAACACCATTTTGGTCAGTTGATACAATGTTTTATACAATACCTAAAATAGATAATACATTAATTTATGTTTTTAATGTACTTTCTAAGATGGATTTTAATTCTTTAAATGTTGGTTCTGCTGTTCCAAGTATGACTACTGAATATTTGAATAGTATGCAGATTTTAATACCTGAAAATAATGTTTTAAAAGCGTTTGACTTCGAATTAAATCAACTGGAAGATTATAAAATATCGGTTAACACCCAAAACCAAAAACTCACACGACTTCAATCGTTGTTGTTAAGTCGTTTGGCGAGGTTGGAGGGGTAA
- a CDS encoding type I restriction-modification system subunit M, giving the protein MAKKLPTKSTEEILWDAANKLRGSIEPSEYKHVVLSLIFLKFASDKFIKRREELKAEGKEAFLEIPEFYQAENVFYLPEESRWTYIIENAKQEDITLKVDTALKTIERTNKSLEGALPDNYFSRLGLDQSKFSALLDTINNIDTLRDEAQDIVGRVYEYFLSKFAIAEGKGKGEFYTPKSIVNLIAEMIEPYKGKIYDPSCGSGGMFVQSLKFIEKHQENKKDISIYGQELTNTTFKLAKMNLAIRGISANLGNKAADTFSDDQHKELKADYIMANPPFNLKDWRAENELTDDPRWTGYEVPPKSNANYAWILNMISKLSQNGVAGFILANGALSGGGEEYKIRKQIIENDLVEAIVILPRAMFYSTDISVTLWILNRNKKERTEVRANCDSPRHYRNREGEVLFMDLRQKGEPFEKKFIQFAEQDIEQIAATYHNWQTYKSESKGNKSMGESKGELQFAPTVPTAPTYQNIPAYCYSATLEEIRKKDYSLVPSKYIEFVNRDENIDYDTQMQALQTELKDLFQQEEALKQEVANVFKALGYEL; this is encoded by the coding sequence ATGGCGAAAAAGCTACCAACGAAAAGCACCGAAGAAATCCTTTGGGATGCAGCAAATAAATTACGTGGTTCGATCGAACCATCCGAATATAAACACGTGGTATTGAGTTTAATCTTCTTGAAATTTGCAAGTGATAAATTCATCAAACGTAGAGAAGAATTAAAAGCAGAAGGTAAAGAAGCCTTCTTAGAAATACCCGAATTTTATCAGGCAGAAAATGTATTCTATTTGCCTGAAGAATCTCGTTGGACGTACATTATCGAGAATGCCAAACAAGAAGACATTACCTTAAAAGTAGATACAGCACTTAAAACCATAGAACGTACCAACAAATCATTAGAAGGTGCGTTACCCGATAACTATTTCTCTCGATTGGGATTGGATCAATCCAAGTTTTCGGCTTTATTGGATACCATCAACAACATCGATACGCTTCGTGATGAAGCCCAGGATATTGTAGGACGTGTGTACGAATATTTCTTGAGCAAATTTGCCATTGCCGAAGGAAAAGGGAAAGGTGAATTCTATACGCCGAAGTCGATTGTAAACTTAATAGCCGAAATGATTGAACCGTACAAAGGTAAAATCTATGACCCTTCTTGTGGTTCTGGTGGTATGTTTGTGCAGTCGTTGAAGTTTATAGAGAAACACCAAGAAAACAAAAAAGACATTTCCATTTACGGACAAGAGTTAACGAATACCACGTTTAAACTGGCTAAAATGAACTTAGCCATTCGTGGGATTTCTGCCAATCTAGGAAATAAAGCCGCCGATACATTTAGTGACGATCAGCACAAAGAACTGAAAGCCGATTACATCATGGCGAATCCGCCGTTCAACTTAAAAGATTGGCGCGCTGAAAACGAATTAACAGACGATCCACGTTGGACCGGTTACGAAGTGCCTCCAAAATCCAATGCCAATTATGCGTGGATTTTGAATATGATTTCTAAATTGTCGCAAAACGGTGTCGCTGGTTTTATCTTAGCCAATGGAGCCCTTTCGGGTGGTGGTGAAGAATACAAAATCCGTAAACAAATTATAGAAAACGACTTGGTAGAAGCGATTGTGATTTTACCAAGAGCGATGTTTTACTCTACAGATATTTCGGTAACACTTTGGATTTTGAACCGAAATAAAAAAGAACGCACTGAAGTAAGGGCGAATTGCGATTCGCCCCGACATTATCGTAACCGCGAAGGTGAAGTGTTGTTTATGGATTTACGCCAAAAAGGTGAACCTTTTGAAAAGAAATTCATTCAATTTGCTGAACAAGATATTGAGCAAATTGCAGCAACGTATCACAACTGGCAGACATATAAAAGCGAAAGTAAGGGAAATAAAAGTATGGGCGAAAGTAAGGGCGAATTGCAATTCGCCCCAACCGTCCCAACCGCCCCGACCTACCAAAATATACCCGCATATTGTTACTCTGCCACTTTAGAAGAGATTCGTAAAAAGGATTATTCGTTGGTACCAAGTAAATACATTGAGTTTGTCAACCGTGACGAAAATATCGACTACGATACCCAAATGCAAGCCTTGCAAACCGAATTGAAAGACTTGTTTCAGCAAGAAGAAGCCTTAAAACAAGAAGTAGCTAACGTTTTTAAAGCTTTGGGGTATGAGTTATAA
- a CDS encoding ATP-dependent nuclease has protein sequence MSHVRIQSISIENYRSFGDIQEFSFPNSDYRKPISIIGYNNAGKSNLLNAILYGIGEKFISDKSFEIVDQHNLQIDNHIHINTSIDGSDYAPNNRFGRQSIAGNYHIFTSIENDELRSKCEPSFFGKGKHYNIFYINFHNIKEEISTQKTSWGNLKSFLAKHIQKLVDADNTMKAKKDVFENEVKDATDKVLDNSQLKQFIETIQKNYHQNLRNNSCAVDFGLPSYEDIFLKMMFKVGLNGNSENLIPIDHFGDGFISMFVMAVIQAIAETNIDDRCLFLFEEPESFLHENHQEYFYKMVLCTLAEKGHQVIYTTHSDRMIDAFDTKGIIRLDTDENNQTIKAYNNIGNFVDPLLGLNPADFDEPINVARFNEYIKTVEPNLNRMLFSKKVILVEGPNDVLVYKEVIRRKVLEAIATRDNIIDKSKFADTYLNFENISFVCHHGKATALYIVELCKHFQIDYFLINDWDFDLADISIAQIRGFADLNALQTDPIYTGGDTTKKGMLTTNRKLIESTEKERIHFNVKKLETVIGYNSVDKSGLKIWNHINNPGFIITDNLFPENLALFVGINNLTHVNPLQNIQVELNDDLPF, from the coding sequence ATGTCACATGTAAGAATCCAAAGTATATCAATAGAAAATTACCGTTCATTTGGAGATATTCAGGAATTTTCTTTTCCTAATTCTGATTATCGTAAGCCAATTTCTATTATAGGCTATAATAATGCTGGAAAAAGTAATTTATTGAATGCTATTTTATATGGAATTGGTGAAAAATTTATATCAGACAAATCATTTGAAATTGTAGATCAACATAATTTACAGATTGATAATCATATTCATATTAATACTTCGATAGATGGAAGTGATTATGCACCAAACAATAGATTTGGAAGACAATCTATAGCTGGTAATTATCATATATTTACAAGTATAGAAAATGATGAATTGAGAAGTAAATGTGAGCCATCTTTTTTTGGGAAAGGAAAACATTACAATATATTTTATATTAATTTTCATAATATTAAAGAAGAAATTTCTACTCAAAAAACAAGTTGGGGAAATCTTAAATCGTTTCTAGCTAAGCATATACAAAAGTTAGTAGATGCTGACAATACGATGAAAGCTAAAAAAGATGTTTTTGAAAATGAAGTTAAAGATGCAACGGATAAAGTTTTAGATAATTCTCAGTTAAAACAATTTATTGAAACTATACAAAAAAATTACCATCAAAACCTTAGAAATAACAGTTGCGCTGTTGATTTTGGTTTGCCTAGTTATGAGGATATATTTCTAAAAATGATGTTTAAAGTTGGTTTAAATGGTAATTCCGAGAATCTAATTCCTATTGATCATTTTGGAGATGGCTTTATTTCTATGTTTGTTATGGCAGTTATACAAGCAATTGCGGAAACTAATATCGATGATAGATGTTTGTTTTTATTTGAAGAGCCGGAGAGTTTCTTACACGAAAATCATCAAGAGTATTTTTATAAGATGGTTTTATGTACTCTTGCTGAAAAAGGTCATCAAGTAATATATACTACACACTCAGACAGAATGATTGATGCTTTTGATACAAAAGGTATTATCAGATTAGATACTGACGAAAATAATCAAACAATTAAAGCTTATAATAATATTGGAAATTTTGTAGATCCGCTTTTAGGGTTAAACCCTGCTGATTTTGATGAGCCAATTAATGTAGCACGATTTAACGAATATATCAAAACGGTTGAACCTAATCTTAATAGAATGCTTTTCAGTAAAAAAGTAATTCTTGTAGAAGGGCCTAATGATGTTTTAGTTTATAAAGAAGTAATAAGGAGAAAAGTACTAGAAGCTATTGCTACAAGAGATAATATAATTGATAAATCTAAATTTGCGGATACTTATTTAAATTTTGAAAATATATCATTTGTTTGTCATCATGGAAAGGCAACAGCCTTATACATTGTTGAATTGTGTAAACATTTTCAGATAGATTATTTCTTAATTAATGATTGGGATTTTGATTTAGCAGATATTTCTATCGCCCAAATTAGAGGGTTTGCAGATTTAAACGCATTGCAAACCGATCCTATTTATACAGGTGGTGATACTACTAAAAAAGGAATGCTGACAACAAATAGAAAATTAATTGAAAGTACTGAAAAAGAAAGAATTCATTTTAATGTTAAAAAGCTCGAAACAGTAATTGGCTATAATAGTGTAGATAAAAGTGGTTTGAAAATATGGAATCATATTAATAATCCAGGTTTTATAATTACGGATAATTTGTTTCCTGAAAATTTGGCTCTGTTTGTAGGGATAAATAATTTAACACATGTTAATCCATTACAAAACATACAAGTTGAATTAAATGATGATTTGCCATTTTAA
- a CDS encoding transposase has protein sequence MKQYNPNKHHRRSIRLVGYDYSQAGLYFVTLVCQDRAQLFGDIKDGIMYLNEFGQIAAGEWLHTQEVRNNVVLHEFVVMPNHIHGIIEILYPKESSNIVGAFKSPSQTIGAIIRGYKIATIKRIKELGKRTKDSKGEYSKGEDSKGESKGESKGELQFAPTAPTRGIIKSLDYKIWQRNYYEHIIRDEKAYINISNYIIENPLNWEEDQLNTP, from the coding sequence ATGAAACAATACAACCCAAATAAACACCATCGCAGATCGATACGTTTGGTTGGCTATGATTATAGCCAAGCGGGATTGTATTTTGTTACTTTAGTTTGTCAAGATAGAGCGCAATTGTTTGGTGATATAAAAGATGGTATCATGTATTTGAATGAATTTGGGCAAATTGCTGCCGGTGAGTGGTTGCATACGCAGGAAGTGCGAAATAATGTTGTATTGCACGAATTTGTAGTAATGCCTAATCATATCCATGGTATTATAGAAATACTATATCCTAAAGAATCCAGCAATATTGTCGGCGCTTTTAAATCGCCATCCCAAACCATAGGTGCAATCATCAGAGGCTATAAAATAGCTACAATAAAACGAATAAAAGAACTAGGAAAACGAACAAAAGATAGTAAGGGCGAATACAGTAAGGGCGAAGATAGTAAGGGCGAAAGTAAGGGCGAAAGTAAGGGCGAATTGCAATTCGCCCCAACCGCCCCAACGAGGGGAATCATAAAATCCTTAGATTATAAGATCTGGCAACGTAACTACTATGAACATATCATAAGAGATGAAAAGGCTTATATCAATATCAGTAATTACATTATTGAAAATCCTCTTAATTGGGAGGAAGACCAATTGAATACACCATGA
- a CDS encoding helix-turn-helix domain-containing protein → MEQKIHQGRNVKRFREMLGIKQEALAFDLGEDWTQKKISLLEQKDIIEDDLLKAISNALKIPVEAFQNFDEQQAINIISNTVNNNDNANGNSLFSYYPTINPIEKLVALHDEKIALYERMLKEKDEMMARLEKFINK, encoded by the coding sequence ATGGAACAGAAAATACATCAGGGAAGAAACGTGAAACGCTTTAGAGAAATGCTGGGCATCAAACAGGAAGCTTTAGCTTTTGACTTGGGCGAAGACTGGACTCAAAAGAAAATATCGTTGTTGGAGCAAAAGGACATTATAGAAGATGATCTTTTAAAAGCCATTTCTAATGCCCTGAAAATTCCAGTAGAGGCTTTTCAGAATTTTGATGAACAACAAGCAATTAATATAATTTCAAACACCGTCAATAATAATGACAATGCTAATGGTAATTCACTATTCAGCTACTATCCAACAATTAATCCAATTGAAAAATTGGTTGCTTTGCATGACGAAAAAATCGCTCTATACGAAAGAATGCTAAAAGAGAAGGATGAGATGATGGCGCGGCTGGAGAAGTTTATTAATAAATAA